ATGTCCGTCCCATCTATGACTATCAGGTAGCCAAAGCCATGATCCATCATGCCAATCAGGTAAAATCAGTAAAGGTGGAAGTAATTTCTTCCGGAGATATGCAAAGTTTTTAGGAAATGATCGCAGTGATTCAAAGGGTGTCCTCCTCTTCAGTGACCATCAATGGGTCAGTAAAAGGGCAAATCGGAAATGGACTAATGGTCTTGCTGGGTATTGAAGATGTTGACAATCAAGAGGATATTGATTGGCTCAGTAAAAAGATCGTGAACTTAAGGATTTTTCCGGATGAAAATGGGGTGATGAACAGAAGTGTCCTCGACGTGGTCGGGGATATCCTCTTGATTTCTCAGTTTACTTTACATGCCAGCACCAAGAAAGGGAACAGGCCATCCTATATCAAAGCCGCCAAACCTGATTTTGCCATACCCATGTATGAAAAATTTATCCATGCATTGGAAAATGAACTGGGGAGACCCATTCAGACCGGTGAATTTGGTGCAGATATGAAAGTCGCCTTGGTGAATGACGGGCCAGTGACTATTATTATTGATAGTAAGAATAGGGTGTAGTTTTTTGGGCGGGGAGGTGGTAAAAGAGATAGGCGAGATGGGAGAGGAAAGAAGCAAGATACAAGACACAAGAAAGTAATTAAAGGAAGGGATTTTGGTAAAAAGTAAGCTCAGGTATCAGGATCCGAAGTTGGACACCCTGGACATAAAGGGAGCCCAAGGTGTCAGAGCGAAGAAGCGAGAGACCATAAGCAAGAGACCAGAATCATGTTCTTCCCTGAATAGCGTTGACCGTTTGGTTCAACATTCATTAAATATTTCCATCGGGCAATCATGAGCCAGAGGTTCTTCTCTTGGGCAAACTTCGAAGGGGCTCGATGCCCCTAAGAAGTTTTTTCTTCCTTCGGTATAAACAATCACCGTCGGTCTTTCTTGGGCTTTTAAATTTAG
This Cecembia calidifontis DNA region includes the following protein-coding sequences:
- the dtd gene encoding D-aminoacyl-tRNA deacylase, which translates into the protein MIAVIQRVSSSSVTINGSVKGQIGNGLMVLLGIEDVDNQEDIDWLSKKIVNLRIFPDENGVMNRSVLDVVGDILLISQFTLHASTKKGNRPSYIKAAKPDFAIPMYEKFIHALENELGRPIQTGEFGADMKVALVNDGPVTIIIDSKNRV